A section of the Bryobacteraceae bacterium genome encodes:
- a CDS encoding integrase, whose product MSHARSASTGRCYGRARVLKAWGLPRSTFYQRRRLHASPRLPARRGPKTRYTDEQLVGETRRAIRESPFHGEGRRKVWARLRHCDVRTSLRRVLRLLRQHLLLAPQRQPQPVEPKRHDGTILARRPNQMWGIDATAGFTLRDGQVAIFAMIDHGSACCLGIHVAKRGTRFEALEPVRQAVREQFGGFSEGIALGVGLRHDHGSQFMSDDFQREIRFLGLESSPAFVREPEGNGCIERFFRTLKDELGWVRHFETLEELAEALEEFRQRYSEHRLVELLYFQFPRQAHQALLAVEPAA is encoded by the coding sequence ATGAGCCATGCCCGGTCGGCCTCCACGGGACGCTGCTACGGGCGGGCTCGGGTGCTGAAGGCGTGGGGCCTGCCGCGGTCGACGTTCTATCAGCGGCGCCGCCTGCATGCCTCGCCTCGCCTGCCCGCCAGGCGCGGCCCGAAGACGCGCTACACGGATGAGCAACTCGTCGGCGAGACCCGGCGCGCGATCCGGGAATCGCCCTTCCACGGGGAAGGGCGCCGCAAGGTGTGGGCGCGGCTGCGCCATTGTGACGTGCGCACCTCCTTGCGGCGCGTGCTGCGCCTATTGCGACAACACTTACTGCTGGCGCCGCAGCGGCAGCCACAGCCCGTCGAGCCGAAGCGGCACGACGGCACCATCCTCGCCCGACGGCCCAACCAGATGTGGGGCATCGACGCCACGGCCGGCTTCACTCTCCGGGACGGGCAGGTGGCCATCTTCGCCATGATCGACCACGGCTCGGCCTGCTGCCTCGGCATCCACGTGGCCAAACGCGGCACGCGGTTTGAGGCGCTGGAGCCGGTGCGCCAGGCTGTGCGCGAACAATTCGGCGGCTTCTCCGAGGGCATCGCCCTGGGCGTTGGACTGCGTCATGACCATGGCTCACAATTCATGAGCGACGACTTCCAGCGCGAGATCCGCTTTCTCGGCCTGGAGTCCTCTCCGGCCTTTGTCCGTGAGCCCGAAGGCAACGGCTGTATCGAACGCTTCTTCCGTACCCTCAAGGACGAGCTTGGCTGGGTGCGGCACTTCGAGACCCTGGAGGAACTGGCCGAAGCGCTCGAAGAATTCCGCCAGCGCTACAGCGAACACCGGCTCGTCGAGCTCCTTTACTTTCAATTCCCGCGGCAGGCTCACCAGGCCCTGCTTGCCGTCGAGCCTGCTGCATGA